The stretch of DNA gggactagctgggtgtcggtcagcaggtggtgagcaattgcactgcgcatcatttgtacattccaatccttttattattgctgttgtcattttattagtgttatcattattagtttcttcttttctgttctattaaaccgttcttatctcaacccacgggttttgcttcttttcccgattttctcccccatcccactgggtgggggggagtgagtgagcggctgcgtggtgtttagttgctggctggggttaaaccacaacagtccctCAGGCGCCAAGCGCTGTCGCAGGGAAGCGAGACCCCAGCCCCCTGCCGTGGTTATAACTACGTTGGCAGGATGAACCCTCTTGACTGAAGCTACACACtttgtttcacagaaattttGGCCCTGTGGCAGCCCAAAGGTCAAGCTACCAACTGCCATGAGCTCAAAgacaatacagaaataaaacacaaagctgCCAGCTTCAGAAAGCATCCTTACCATGAAAGACTTCTTCTCCTCAGCTGTCTGGAAGCGTCCATGACCAAATTTGGAGGTTGTGTCAATGAACTTCAAGTCAATCTTCTCCAGGGCCCGGCGCTTGGTCTGCACAAGCAGGGACTACAAGAGAGATGCCAGGTGAgtatgcagcagcagcagcctttcagCCTGCCAGTACACTTGGCTACTTCTTACCACCTCCACAGCTAATGCCTCCTAAGTCACTCTGACCTCACGCTTCAGCTGCTATTACATGCAAGGAGCACTTGCCAATAAGCCAGCCCGCACCTTTGGCCTTCAAGGCTGAGGACTGGTCAGCTCTCACCAGCAAGCAAGCCCAAGTCTGCCTGCCAGCATCCTTACGGTCCATGAGAATTCTCAGCCCTAAAGCGTGCCCTTCACTACAAACAGACCTGGACTGAATTAACTGGGAAAAGGACCTCGTGCTACTCCTGAGGTCATTAATATGAGGTGGGTTTGTGTGCGTGGGGCTTTTCCTTCTAGCTGGCTACATGAGTCCCCACAGCAGCAAGTAACATCCGTACCAGAGGCAGCACAGCGAACTTAACGTGTTCCAGCCCCCCTGACAGCAGGTTGCACTACTCACCTTGCGCAGGGTTAGGACCCTCTTCTTGGTCCCAACAACACAGCCCTTCAGCATGATGAAGTCATTGGTCACCTCACCGTAGTGGACAAAGCCTCCCTGAGCAAGGAGAGAACAGTTAGCGATCTGTATAAAGCAGGACCAGTGATCACATCTGCCTACAGCTTGATGTTCTCACACCACTTCTGGGTCTCGGCCATTCCCACATTCACTGAAATCCCATTTCCAGTATTACCTTTTGCTGGTCAAGTTTCTTGATACAGCAATTTACTTGCTGCTGTAAGGCTTTTGccaagaacagcagcaacaagaaGAGGCCAACAAAACAGCAGAAGCTGCTCTCCCTGCTAAGTTATTCCTTATTTACAAGTATCATTTCTAGATTTGTAACATCTTGCTATACTATTGCCACATACCAAATGCAATTAGTAAGTTACACAAGTCAATACTGAGAATGACTAAGCAACACCACCTCCCACAGCAGCCGAGTTTTATCTCAAGAGTTCTTCATTCAATCACTTCAACTTACACCAGGCCCATTTGCCTCTTAGGATCGCAGCTCACAAGCAGAGTCTCTCCATAGAGCTGCCAACAACTCACCAGAGGGTTGATGCTCTTGTCAGACAAGTCATAATCAGTTGATGCATTGTTTTTGATCAGCTTTCCATCCTTGATTTGGTAACCCTGGCCGATCTTGTAGATCTAAAAAGGTCAAGAATTTCTACTCAgcaaaagggaggagaaagggccTGTCACGAGCCAAAATGCAGAGTTCTACATAGGGTTGGAGAAAAATGTCTGTTGCACTTCAAAAACACGTTGCCATGCAAGAATTTTATGGTTATCCAACATAACGGACTATGGTTAACTGCCCCCGAGATGACATTCAAACAATCAAGAGCGAAACGTCCAAAGCAAAACTCTCCGCTCTCTTCACTGTCATGCAGCAAGTGACCTTAGCCAGCTCTTGTTTCTTCTCAGAGACACAAACCTTCTTATTGATTTCAGTCCGATGGTGATACCCCTTCTGACCAGCCCGGGCCACAGAGAAAGCCACACGAGCAGGGTGCCATGCACCAATGCAGGCCACTTTGCGCAGACCCCTGTGAGTCTTGCGGGGCAGCTTTTTGGTGTGCCAACGGCTGGTAACACCTGAAAGAAACCAAAGCAGTGTTTCTAACTACAGTCAAGCTGAGTTGTCACCTAATTGTTCAACTAGAGTTTAAGCCACATTTCAGGCTGCTGTCCCCAGGCAACAAGAGGGAAGCCCAGAGCCAGCATCCCAGGAATTAACCACATTCCCTGAAGTGCCCTGCCCCTGAACTGCCCACGCTCCCTCCTCAGCTGTCCCTGGGTTGTTCTCAGAAGGAAGGCAGCATGGAATGACTCCTCACGGATGTCAGGCGCTGTGCCCAGCGCTCATTCCATTGTCTCATCACTGAACTGGGACAGCAGAATGGATTTACCTCCTCAGCTCTTAGCCCGCACTCGTGAAAACTCAAGGCTAGGATTTCATTAAAAACTGTATCCCATCCCAAAGAGGAGAACTTCCATGCATTTACCTTTATATCCCTTGCCCTTGGTGACTCCGATGACATCTATCATCTCATCCTGGCCAAACACAGTTGACACAGGCACCTGCTGTTCCAGCTTCTCCCGGGCCCAATCTACTTTCTCAGCAACAGTGCCACCATTCACCTGGATCTCCATCAGGTGAGACTTCTTCTGCCTCAGGGGAAGCAAACGCAtctagaaaacagaaaggatGAAATTTAGCTCCTGCTCTTCCAAAATCGACCTTATATCCAAGATACACAACTTCAACGTACTGAAGTAAAAGGCCCTACACTAAGGGGAAAGGCTCTACTGTGGCTTAAATAACAAGTCACAGTATCTGGAAGTTGTATGCCACCCACAGGAACACAGAATTCTCTAACCCCACAGCCACCAGCCAAATTCCATCCAGGTAGGACAGGAGATagcaaggggcaatggttttaaaatgaaagaggatggatttagactggacataaggaagaaatttttcatgagggtggtgagacactggcacaggttgcccagagaagttgtggatgccccatcattggaagtgttcaaggccaggttggatggggctttgaccaACCTGGTCTactgaaagatgtccctgtccataACAAGGGGTGTGGGACTAGatcttttaaaggtcccttccaacccaaaccattctatgattctttgataAAGCCTGCCACACTGAAGGACACTTTGGGTAGGGTCACATTTACAGTTACTTCTATATTTAGCACAGAGGGACCGATACAAGtatcaacagcagctgcaataCTACCTCTGCTGTCTAGTATGGAAAATTAATTTGTCAAATTAGCAATGTCATAACTAGACATTCTATTGCACTTACAGCCAACTCAAAGATTTAATTGCATCGCCCACAAAAGTCTGGCAGAGCACTGATGGCTAGGGAGACACCACCACACTACCCAGCAGTATGCCTCCTCCAACTGAGCACCAGAAGCCACCAAAAGCCTCCAAGTGTTTGCAATCCCTACAGAACACAGCCTGAAATGCTGACCATGCAAACCCCAGAGTTAAGTGTTCAGCCTCTTTTTATTTGGTGCTGCAATTAAGAGAGCCCAGGTCTACATGGTTACCAATAAAGGACTGAGTCCAAGAAGTTCCTACTATGTTCAGTCTCTTTTGAACGCTGCTTCAGAAGATTGCCAGCAGTTGCCCTCAAGGCTCCTCAAGCATCCTGTGAGCGCACGCTTTGTAGAGAATGAAGAGTGCTAGTATTTGTATTGTTCTTAATGGTTAGCATCAGGCTGCAGGGGAGAGCAGACATCTCCCTACAGAGATGGATCAAATTTTATGCTTGCTCTCTTAGCTGTTTCCAGTgcacatctgtcctggtttcatctggaatagtcaattttcttcctagtagctggtatagtgttgtgttttggattcagtatgagaagaaggttgataacacactgatgttttcagttgtcgctaagtagtgtttagacttaactcaaggatttttcagcttctcatgcccagccagcaagaaagctggaggggtacaagaagttgggagggaacacagccaggacagctgacccaaactggccaaagggatatgccataccatgtgacatcatgcccagtatataaactggggggagctggccaggggctGCTCCTCAGGAACTGActaggcatcagtcagtgagtgaagagcaactgcattgtgcatcgcttgcttcatatattctaattcttttattattaccatcattattattttcttccttttctgtcctattaaactgtcgttatctcaactcacaagttttacttttttctccccaattctctcccccatcccaccggtttgggggggaagtgagtgagcagctgcgtggtgcttagttgctggcttgggttaaaccacaacaacatctGAGTCCCACAGACACTTACCTGAGTGTGAGCCATGACTCTAATAACCTGGCAGTATTTCTTCATGCTATTGAAAtctttctccagctgctttttgCCCTCCTCATCTTGCCATTTCTTGCAATATTTGGTGAAGGCCTTCTTCTTGGACTTGTGCcttcaggagcagagcagagacaaGGTTTGGCTAAGCCCTTCATCAATCCCCCAGGAAAGTGGGGACGAGCGGAAGGAGCTGCCACCTTAGCTGGTTTCAGCTCGTTGCCAGCTTCTAAGGACTCTTTTCCACTGGCAAGCGGAGCCTGGAGCTCATCAGACAGTGGCAAAGTTGCCAGAGCTGAGCGGAGCTGCCATGAATTCCAAAGCACATTAATATTCACAGTACAGAAGACAAAAGACTGTAGAGAGATGTCgaacaataacagaaaaaaacatctttaaagcaACTGTCAGATGATTGCTATCTGCTTCAGAATACCATAATTTCCCCCCTTCTAAGCCTGAGCTATGCCTGACTGTAAGGTCGTTACTGTAACACCCTTGAGATCATTATTGCTCTAGACACGCTGGAGCCACACTCGGGCAAACACGCATACTTTGAATCACAACAACAGTGCCTGGAACAGTAATCAGAAGTAACACTTGTCTTCCCCTTTCCTGAGAAAACAGGGCTACAGTCAGGACTCGACACTCAACAACAAGCGCCAGAGGCGATTTCCTTATGTCCGCCCGTCGAGGTATCATCACTTGTAGCCTGTTAAGGAGATCTCAGGTAAAAACCAACACTGTCACCCCACAGCAAGAAGGGCACTAACTAACATTAGGCTGTTACCCTCCCAGAGCCATTCCTACTGCCTATCCCATTATTAGGCCAGTTATCAAGGCCAAACACTAATTGCTGTAAAACCTCTTCAAAAAGCTGTACTAGCAGAATCTGCaacccagcagaaaaaaaataaaccatggcCTGAGATTAAGGCAACAAGCAAAAGCCCTGCTCTCTTACCAGTTCTTGTAGAAGCGACGCTTACACTCATCGCTGATGTGCTCAGCAAAGATGGTCTTGAAGCTACGGAGACCACGAGGAGTCTGCACGTATCCCACAATGCCCACAATGACCATGGGAGGAGTCTCTACTATAGTGACTGcctccaccacctcctttttGTTCACCTCTGGATGCAGAGAGAAATACAGCACAACAATTAACACCAGCATCAGCTATTAAACAACGTCGTCTGTTCCTTCTCACTCACAAATCCTTCACACGAAATGTTAAATGACTCAAGTTCTTTCCACAAAGGCAAAGAGGATGCATGGTAAAGTGACCAACTCTAAGTTATAATTTAATGCCTTGCAAAAGTTTGAGGCTGGCTCAGCAGGAAGCACAGCAAAGCCCGATAGGCAAAACGGATCGTAGCGAGTAACAGAACCACATTCAAGACTggacaatcagaaaaaaaacaccaaaagcaATTTACTTATGTCCACCCACCGAGGTCATCCAACTTAGCCTGTTACAGTATAGCTAAACCAAACCACGAGGTCACTGCGCATCTCAAACAGGACCATTAACAAGACAGGCAGTGCTAGAAATGAAGCCTTGCTGCTGGGACTTCACTCACACTGGGGCAGGAGGGGTTCAGGTGCTTTATAACCCACTCACTCAAGGGCTCTGAATGGCGTGAAGTCAAGCTACGACTAAAATCCAGAGCTATTAACAAACAGGCCATCTTTTGCCattcataaagaaaagaaaaccacctCCTCTATTGAGAGGAACATTAATACGTACTGGATCCAGGTCTGTCGACTTCACGGACAATGTGGGTCATACCAGCTTTGTACCCCAAGAAGGCAGTGAGATGGACAGGCTTGCTGGGGTCATCTTTGGGAAAGCTCTTCACCTTGCCCCTGTGCCTGCTACTGCGCTTGCGGGGCAGGAAGCCCAGAGACCCATGCCTCGGAGCTGAGAACTTGCGGTGAGACTAGAGAGAAAAGAAACGTTTAGTGCTTGCTATAGAGATTCACTTATACCCACTCAAGGGCCAAGGCCAATTCTCTTCTTGCCTTGAAACATGAATATTACATATATACAAGACATTTTGCATTCTAGAAATTCTTCTCAGTATCAGCTGTTTGGTTTCTGAATTCCACTATGATGTTACAAGAACATAATCCTCGTGCCCCAACTATGTCCCTCCTACATTTCCTCAACATCCCCTCTCTTTCAAGCTTATTTTAAGACATCACCAAGTCCCACTCTAGTTAGGGAACCACACAAGCTGTAGTTTGGCCACAGCACGCCACCAGAGTTTCAACACACGTCAGAAGCCTCGAAAATGGAGAAGCACAAGATAACTTTATAATATGTTTCAATGAATCAATACCACTATGAAAATAAGCATTATAAAAACAATTTCAGTTTGAAAAGCTGCAGTAAGACAATCTTTCAACATCCACCTTTGAGTCAGTCACTTTGGGTGGAAGTACAGGGTTTTCTAAGCTGTTCCCCTCAACTaccagccctgcagcctccctcTGCAAACTGAAAGCCAAGTAAGGCTGGGTTCTATGCGGACAACTCTCAGCCCATCAAAGAATTACCCATCCAATCTCACATCcaaacttaagaaaaatattgtacAGCTAAGGATGGAGCTAACAACCAATAGCTAAGAAATGtgtcttacttttaaaaaaaatactcagcgCAAGTTGCCTTAAGCAGACAAAGTTTACCAGCCCCAAAAAGGCCTTTTTGTCAGGACTACCAATCTTGTGGCAGGGCCCAGCAGAACTAAATTTTGACACCTACACAAGCCTGAAGGCCGCCAGCACATTACCTTCGCGTACGAATGACATCAAACGCGAAATTCGATCCTACAACTGCATTATTAAACCGACTGGTCGGCGGGCTCGCAGCCCCCACCACGGCCTCGCTGCGCTTGCAGGAGCGGAGTGTACGAACAGCCTCACCCTGGCCCTCAAACGCCCTGTGACCCGACTGCCTGCTCAAGCAGACATTACTGCCGGCAGCTATCGAGAGAGGAACCCACCCCCCCCTACAGAAAAAGGGACAGCAAATCCCACCACGGGCAAAGCACCCTCCGAGTAGCCCCCCGCAGCCACCCGCACCCCCAGGCGCAAAGAAGGCCCCGGCCGGCGTCCCCAAGGCAAAGCCTCGCCCGCCCACGGtgcctgccgcggccgagccccgaAATGAGACCCGCGTCGCCTTCCGCAGAGGCCTTGGCACGGCGGGAGCGGAGCCGGGCAGCCGCCAGGGGCGGGATGGCGCCGATACCGGAGGGATTGCGCGGCCGGACCCCAGGCGGCACCACGGCCGGCAGCACCCACCATCGCGTCCCCGCGCCGGGCCGGAAGGGCCGATAGGGGCCGCGCGCACGGCTTTTATagccgccccgcccctccgcggTGACGCGCTGCGCACCTGCGCAGCGCGCGGCGGTCTCGCGAGAAGAGCgaggggggcgggggcgggagcgTGGCGCTACGGGTGGGGAGCAGGGCCAAGAAGGGTGCGCGGACGGAGGTTCGCGCTGCGGCTGCTGTGAAAAAACACAAATACCTACAAAATACCTGGCCGAGTTTCTTGAAAATGCCACTGCCTGCACGTACAGGTCgtgagaaagcaaaaggaaagggaggaacgTAATAAAGTACGTGCAACTCCTTCCGTAAGTGTGCAGCTGCGGTTCTTTATCGCGTTGTGCAAAACTGTTACGTCCCCGTGCCCTCGTTCAGATGTACGTGACGTCAGAAAGTGTGTCCCGCTGCAGTCTTCCTCCTCGAATAGGCTAGTTGTTGCCTTTCCAGGAAAAATAACGCGCTTGTTTCAAGCTGGGAGTGAGCGCCTGCCTCGACGGAACATCCCAATGTAGTGtttaagtgttttattaaatAGCTGCAGTCATAGGAAGCTGTAATGACCCCTGAGTCAAAAGGCACTTGACAAATCTTCATTGCAGTTTGCGAAAGACATTAGGCAATGTgaagaaacacaggaacaggaaagaaaaaaaaatattaaaaactaataAGATAAAATAGGTTTCTCTGCTAACATTGGCGACCAGTACTTTTGCGTATATCTCAAAATAGAAAAAGACGTCAAATAACTGCTCTGCTTTCGTGCAGGGACACGTTCTCAGGCCGATTGTGTGTTCTTCAGGGGCTGCGTCCTGCTGTGTATTCCCACGGTGCTTGGTACAGCGCAGCTCCAAATTCAATCAGGGCCTCTGTGTGCTACTGTTGAAttaataataaacaataaaaccAATGTAGATGCTGAGGTTATGCTGTGAAAGAGGAACTGAAAATAAGACTTTCTGTGGAACCTGCCTGGAGCTGTTGTTATTCATGCTGTTATTTCTCTTGCTCCATTTACTGCTGTTCTGAATAAGCACCGCCAGGACCAGCCGCATCACTGGGAGATGTTGGCCGGCTCGGAAACTTGCCAACACGGGAGCTGGCACTGGACTGTCCCTTCAGGGTAGGGACAAAGCAGAGCAGAGGTGAAACCTGaacagggagggagctgggggacaGGAGATAAATTATTCACTCTCCCTCTGTCGGCACCGGGAAATCGGATAGGAGCCGGCTGAAGAAGCTCCCTCAGACTTCCCTGGATTGGGAACCGCGCGAGCATCCTTGCGGGATAACTGATGGGATGCACGGCTCCGGCTGAAACGTCCCCCGAAGCGGCTCTGGTCCTCAGCCAGAAATCCCGCACCTCCTGGccgaggagggggaaggaggaccCCTTCATCCAGCCCGCGCTCCAGCAGCCGAAGGCCGGTCCCTTTGGAGGAACGACTCCTGGCCGGTTGCTCAAAATGTCGGGGTGTCACGTCACCTCTGGGTCGCCCTGAGAGCCTCAGCGGAGGTAACGCGGGCTGAATCCAGGCTTCAGATAACTGGCACGGCATCAGGCATCCAGGGGGCTGGTGAACCTCGGagcccagccagctgagctggTGGCCACATTCTGCTGCCCACAGCCCCTCTCTGGGGTGGGGATGCGGGACACGAGCAAAGCGAGGAAGCCGATGAAACCGCTGGGTGGTTGAGATGGTATTAAATATATCCACGAGGTTATCTGTGGAAAATAACCAAACTGCTGACTAATAAGGTCCACCCCCACCACATCCAGAGGCTGAATAAATTGGGAATAAGTAGATAATTTTGTGTTATTATAAGGAACATGGGCCTTAATCCACCGCTACCTGCAGTACGAAAG from Harpia harpyja isolate bHarHar1 chromosome 6, bHarHar1 primary haplotype, whole genome shotgun sequence encodes:
- the RPL3 gene encoding 60S ribosomal protein L3; translation: MSHRKFSAPRHGSLGFLPRKRSSRHRGKVKSFPKDDPSKPVHLTAFLGYKAGMTHIVREVDRPGSKVNKKEVVEAVTIVETPPMVIVGIVGYVQTPRGLRSFKTIFAEHISDECKRRFYKNWHKSKKKAFTKYCKKWQDEEGKKQLEKDFNSMKKYCQVIRVMAHTQMRLLPLRQKKSHLMEIQVNGGTVAEKVDWAREKLEQQVPVSTVFGQDEMIDVIGVTKGKGYKGVTSRWHTKKLPRKTHRGLRKVACIGAWHPARVAFSVARAGQKGYHHRTEINKKIYKIGQGYQIKDGKLIKNNASTDYDLSDKSINPLGGFVHYGEVTNDFIMLKGCVVGTKKRVLTLRKSLLVQTKRRALEKIDLKFIDTTSKFGHGRFQTAEEKKSFMGPLKKDRTAKEETA